CGCCGCCGGATGAAGCAGGCGTGGCATCCGGTGCGGTCGAGCGCTTCCTGTTCCGAACACCGGGCGGTCAGCAACTGACGCTCGATGACGGGCGGCGACGCGTCACAGTCAAGAACGACAACGGTGAGTTCCTGGAACTCGCGCCGGATCGACTGCGGGCCGGCAACAGTGACGGCAGTTTCATCGAGCTGTCCTCCGAGCGTGTACGCCTGCACGCGGGGGTGGACCTGGAGATCGATGCCCCGGGACGGTCGATCACCATACGTGGCAAGTCCATAGATTTCGAGAGTGCATGATGCGTTGGCTGACGGAAGATGCCGTGCTGGTCTGTGCCCATGAGACGGGGCTGGTGGGTATTGTGGCGACACAGGACCTGGTCAGCATCGAGCGCCGGAGGGTACTCGTGGCAACCGATCCGGAAGGTCGGCCCATCGTCGGATGCCCGAACGTGGGGCCAACCATCAAGCCATGCACGGCCACATTGAAGGTGAAGCAGGGATATTCCGCGCTGCTTCGCATCGACGGCCGCCCCGTCTGCCTGGACACCGTAACGGGGCTCACCGACGGGACGCCGCCGGGAGCCGTCGAGTACAAGGTGCGGCGTAGTGGCCAGGATCTCGTGGAGGAGGGGCGCTGATGGAGCGCTATCGGGCCTGGCGCTTCGTGCATCCGGATTTCGATACCCCTGTCGAGGGACAGGGTATCGGGGTATCGCGTACCGGCGCGATCGCCATGGTGAGTGAGGCGGCCTCGGTGCGACAGTCCCTGCTGTTGCTGATCACGACCAGGCCTGGCGAACGCGTGATGCGCCCCGATTATGGCTGCGAGCTGTACCGCCTGGCATTCGCACCGAACGATGCCACCACGCATGGGCTTGCGATCCACTACGTGCGACGTGCAATCGAACGATGGGAGCCGCGTGTGGA
This region of Chromatiales bacterium genomic DNA includes:
- a CDS encoding GPW/gp25 family protein is translated as MERYRAWRFVHPDFDTPVEGQGIGVSRTGAIAMVSEAASVRQSLLLLITTRPGERVMRPDYGCELYRLAFAPNDATTHGLAIHYVRRAIERWEPRVDVLDVDATANLEESHRMDVWLSYRVRRTLQQDALTVTVMLEQGEI